The Desulfocurvibacter africanus subsp. africanus DSM 2603 genome has a segment encoding these proteins:
- a CDS encoding SpoIIE family protein phosphatase: MRIRWKLLLLFLAIFLLPIGAGRYIAERSWLRLGLELGERSSDELVRRTGAELGRMVDDHARILARDRAILEALVRVQALEAARLLGAPPPGAPGDILVAEPLHMGSEGEDAAMDPRFCRVEEQVENCLPLEVDFDRSAVRFLGQMGKMGQLGPAERADAARLSSLAPVHVEASRKQPGPLLWQMIVLRNGTMTIYPALGGLPAMWDPRRSEWYARALKADSVLWTGPVIDPLTRQPTLVASLAVPGPDGAPAGVAAMVVPAASLVHENEHITGISHEASSFVVRPEAQPEAEAESEAGVGAVDRTKAKPRLHVLAGEDSQPMPERVHMLWLTRQPRFVESEDDAGLRTVAEDMRAMRSGVRVLPFEGRRSLWTYGPVSGEGLALLLIVPMADVIAPAAAAEQYVLEQVRHQINITGLVILAGAGIVTLAAFLASGWITANISKLVGMTRRLSQGDFEARVDIRTHDELRELGDSFNAMVPALQERLAIKESLDLAREIQRNLLPAEAPHTPGLEVVGASHSCEETGGDYYDYLDGCCEGRGLAVCVGDVSGHGLPAALFMASARAFLRAQAGSSTSLAEAMSRVNQLIYHDTYRTGHFMTLLLMEFDRDGVSWVRAGHDPALVYDPATDSFEELSGPGLALGLLPDYQYSQEHRTGLRPGLLFCLATDGVWEARSPQGEFYGKERLRECIRANASRPAAEIVEAVAEEVAVFRGRCPTEDDVTLVIVRIRADCRENLA, encoded by the coding sequence ATGCGCATCCGTTGGAAACTCCTGCTGCTCTTCCTGGCCATTTTCCTGCTGCCGATCGGCGCTGGGCGCTACATTGCCGAGCGTTCCTGGTTGCGCTTGGGGCTGGAGCTGGGCGAGCGCAGCAGCGACGAGCTCGTGCGGCGCACGGGCGCGGAGCTGGGCAGGATGGTGGATGATCACGCGCGCATCCTGGCCAGGGATCGAGCGATCTTGGAGGCCCTGGTGCGCGTGCAGGCCCTGGAGGCCGCCCGCCTGCTGGGTGCGCCTCCTCCGGGTGCGCCTGGGGACATTCTGGTGGCGGAGCCGTTGCACATGGGATCCGAAGGCGAGGATGCGGCCATGGATCCTCGCTTCTGCCGAGTGGAAGAGCAGGTGGAGAACTGCTTGCCGCTGGAAGTTGATTTCGACCGCTCAGCCGTGCGTTTTTTGGGGCAAATGGGAAAAATGGGGCAGCTGGGGCCTGCCGAGCGTGCCGATGCGGCCAGGCTGTCCTCACTGGCCCCGGTTCATGTTGAAGCGAGCCGAAAGCAGCCAGGTCCGCTGCTGTGGCAGATGATCGTGCTGCGGAATGGAACGATGACCATATACCCGGCCTTGGGCGGTCTGCCCGCCATGTGGGATCCCAGGAGGTCGGAGTGGTACGCGCGCGCCTTGAAGGCGGATAGCGTGCTTTGGACCGGGCCCGTGATCGATCCTCTCACGCGCCAGCCGACCCTGGTTGCTTCCCTGGCAGTGCCCGGTCCGGATGGCGCGCCTGCCGGCGTCGCGGCCATGGTCGTGCCGGCCGCGAGCCTGGTGCACGAGAACGAGCACATAACGGGCATCTCGCACGAGGCGTCCTCCTTCGTGGTCCGGCCCGAAGCCCAGCCCGAAGCCGAAGCTGAATCCGAAGCCGGCGTCGGGGCCGTGGACCGGACCAAGGCCAAACCCCGGCTGCATGTCTTGGCCGGCGAGGATTCTCAACCCATGCCCGAGCGCGTGCACATGCTCTGGCTGACCCGGCAGCCCAGGTTCGTGGAATCCGAGGATGACGCAGGGCTGCGCACAGTGGCCGAGGATATGCGCGCAATGCGCTCCGGCGTACGCGTGCTGCCCTTCGAGGGTCGCAGAAGCTTGTGGACCTACGGACCCGTGAGCGGGGAAGGCCTGGCGCTCCTGCTCATCGTGCCCATGGCCGACGTGATTGCGCCGGCCGCAGCAGCCGAGCAATACGTGCTGGAGCAGGTGCGCCACCAGATCAACATCACCGGCCTGGTGATCCTTGCCGGTGCTGGGATCGTTACGCTCGCGGCGTTTCTGGCCTCGGGCTGGATCACGGCCAATATATCCAAGCTGGTCGGTATGACACGTCGCCTGAGCCAAGGCGATTTCGAGGCGCGCGTGGATATCCGCACCCATGACGAGCTGCGCGAGCTGGGCGACTCGTTCAACGCCATGGTCCCGGCCCTGCAAGAGCGCCTGGCCATCAAGGAGTCCCTGGATCTGGCCCGTGAAATCCAGCGGAATCTTCTGCCGGCCGAAGCGCCGCATACGCCGGGCCTGGAAGTGGTCGGCGCAAGCCACTCCTGTGAGGAGACCGGCGGTGACTACTACGATTATCTGGATGGTTGCTGTGAAGGCAGGGGCCTGGCCGTGTGCGTGGGCGACGTGTCGGGCCACGGGTTGCCCGCGGCCCTGTTCATGGCTTCGGCCCGCGCATTCCTGCGTGCGCAGGCGGGAAGCTCGACGTCGCTGGCCGAAGCCATGAGTCGAGTCAACCAGTTGATTTACCATGATACCTATCGTACCGGCCACTTTATGACCCTGCTGCTCATGGAGTTCGACCGGGACGGCGTGAGCTGGGTCCGGGCCGGTCATGATCCGGCCCTGGTATACGACCCGGCCACGGACAGCTTCGAGGAGCTTTCCGGGCCCGGTCTGGCCTTGGGGCTCCTGCCGGACTACCAATACAGCCAGGAGCACCGCACGGGCCTCAGGCCCGGCCTGCTTTTCTGCCTGGCCACGGACGGCGTGTGGGAGGCGCGCAGTCCTCAAGGTGAATTCTACGGCAAGGAGCGCTTGCGGGAGTGCATCCGGGCCAATGCGAGCCGACCGGCGGCCGAGATCGTGGAGGCCGTGGCCGAGGAAGTGGCCGTGTTTCGCGGACGCTGCCCCACGGAGGACGACGTGACCCTGGTCATCGTACGCATTCGAGCTGACTGTCGAGAAAACCTTGCATAG
- a CDS encoding phage holin family protein codes for MLRQDYPERGVGELISNLYHDFQRVLTQTVELAKAEMSEKTSKLAKDGVLVAVGGVLGFAGFLFLLLALTAALALAMPFWAAALIVGGLVSAIGAALAASGYSKMKKVDLTPERTVQSLKEDREWLKSQVS; via the coding sequence ATGCTGCGCCAAGACTATCCCGAGCGCGGAGTGGGCGAGTTGATCTCGAATTTATACCACGACTTCCAACGCGTCCTCACTCAGACCGTGGAACTGGCCAAGGCCGAAATGTCGGAAAAGACATCCAAGCTGGCCAAGGATGGCGTGCTGGTGGCCGTGGGCGGAGTGCTGGGCTTTGCCGGCTTCCTGTTCCTGCTGCTGGCCCTGACGGCCGCTCTGGCCCTGGCCATGCCCTTCTGGGCCGCCGCGCTCATCGTGGGCGGGCTGGTCAGCGCAATCGGCGCGGCCTTGGCGGCCTCCGGTTACTCCAAGATGAAGAAAGTGGATCTGACACCAGAGCGCACGGTTCAATCGCTCAAGGAGGACAGGGAATGGCTCAAGAGCCAAGTGAGCTGA